In one window of Micromonospora cathayae DNA:
- a CDS encoding vWA domain-containing protein encodes MTPPSRVAAVPATEPAVAGRSGADPAANGRSAVDPRVVVDALARSVRPYLIGVRHHSPALAAVVPALLDAAGAEVVAVELPADFQHWLPYLSDPAARAPLAVVGSHGTDGPMGFYPFADFSPELAAIRWARQRGVEVVCCDLPLADPGWSAPGATTDPDPTVGPDPTVGPGTGDDAAPGAGGPRRSGYATALGASGTGRDGDDLWDRVVEVRAPGCPPEAVRRAALGVGWAMRTDSASGDGVPARDLAREEHMRRVLAGAGADGRRVAAVVGAFHAPALLAAGSSGTVPDADPAGSTGGPLGGAVDRSPGPAGGTAARAGGNAVVTSLVPYAFDLLDSRSGYPAGIRDPRWQQSVLAAAGDPDRIRAAAARAVTDVCRELRAAGHTAGTGEAAEAVRLADDLARLRGLPAPGRGEVLEAVTTVLGQGELLGRGRALARALESVLVGADRGRTAPGTPRSGLGPSVEAALAALRLPHPASPKAREVRLDPLRTDLDSRREILLHRLHVCGVGYGEPVAVAGTGDGAALTTRWQLAWTPSVAARLDLVGVRGVTAALAAAGTLRERFRREVADGGPTAAQLLTGLRDAARCDLPELVTDRLDLAAVVLPGSGTLPELLTALDLLAALRREHLPGTTAASRDRAGELAVVLLDAAVRGLPGLAGSDATDDAAALVDLAVRAGQDRIGLRLDDALDQLARSGSSLMQGAALAARVLLDLTDLATLGTRIAGGIDAATGPDSRRHLHRMLGGLLTAAHPLLQSAPAALDPLLERIERLTDTGFLDRLPALRGGFDVLTPAARDRLLDAVAERLGDRIDVTLSAPPELLARWAAADAAGRAALLARGLPIPDPPSRTAGAATDRPRRPSAAADTDPVSEVRAAVTDPAPPPTPAVTDPAPPPASGLAPADRWRLLLGRQPDRLPADARRYARALDELYGAGRGEGGIDLGTGAGGGQEASFPTAREWADELEALFGRPVREEVIARAAEHGRLDVLAELDPAAVRPSVELLTSVLSLAGGLPEAKLAALRPLVRRLVEELTAQLANRARPALTGLTSPRPSRRPGGRINLDRTLRANLAHTRRLGDGRTVVVPERPVFHTRTRREADWRLVLVVDVSGSMEASVVWSALTAAVLAGVPSLSTHFLAFSTEVADLTGRVDDPLSLLLEVRVGGGTHIAAGLAHARSLVTVPSRTIVAVVSDFEEGYPLAGLLGEVRALASAGVHLLGCAALNDRGVPCYSVPVAEQLVAAGMPVAALSPLELARWVGDRVRGGSR; translated from the coding sequence GTGACGCCGCCGTCCCGGGTGGCCGCCGTGCCGGCCACCGAACCCGCCGTGGCCGGTCGATCCGGCGCCGACCCAGCGGCGAACGGCCGGTCCGCCGTCGACCCGCGGGTCGTGGTCGACGCGCTCGCCCGTTCCGTCCGGCCGTACCTGATCGGGGTGCGGCACCACAGTCCCGCGCTGGCGGCGGTGGTGCCCGCCCTGCTGGACGCCGCCGGGGCCGAGGTGGTCGCCGTCGAGCTGCCGGCGGACTTCCAGCACTGGCTGCCGTACCTGTCCGATCCGGCCGCCCGGGCCCCGCTCGCCGTGGTGGGCAGCCACGGTACGGACGGGCCGATGGGCTTCTACCCGTTCGCCGACTTCTCGCCGGAGCTGGCCGCGATCCGCTGGGCCCGGCAGCGCGGCGTCGAGGTCGTCTGCTGCGACCTGCCGCTGGCCGATCCCGGGTGGTCCGCCCCCGGGGCGACCACCGACCCGGACCCGACGGTCGGTCCGGACCCGACGGTCGGTCCGGGCACCGGGGACGACGCCGCCCCGGGTGCGGGTGGCCCGCGCCGGTCCGGCTACGCCACCGCGCTCGGTGCCAGCGGCACCGGCCGCGACGGCGACGACCTGTGGGACCGGGTGGTCGAGGTACGCGCCCCGGGCTGCCCACCGGAGGCGGTCCGCCGGGCCGCCCTCGGGGTGGGCTGGGCGATGCGTACCGACAGCGCCAGCGGTGACGGCGTACCGGCCCGGGACCTGGCCCGTGAGGAGCACATGCGCCGGGTGCTGGCCGGGGCCGGTGCGGACGGCCGGCGGGTCGCCGCCGTTGTCGGCGCCTTCCACGCCCCGGCCCTGCTCGCCGCCGGGTCGTCCGGCACCGTCCCCGACGCCGATCCGGCCGGGTCGACCGGCGGCCCGCTGGGCGGCGCCGTGGACCGGTCGCCCGGCCCGGCCGGTGGAACGGCAGCACGGGCCGGTGGGAACGCCGTGGTCACCTCGCTGGTGCCGTACGCGTTCGACCTGCTCGACTCCCGTTCCGGCTACCCGGCCGGGATCCGTGACCCGCGCTGGCAGCAGTCCGTGCTCGCCGCCGCCGGTGACCCGGACCGGATCCGGGCCGCCGCGGCCCGGGCGGTCACCGACGTGTGCCGGGAACTCCGCGCCGCCGGCCACACCGCCGGCACCGGTGAGGCCGCCGAAGCGGTCCGGTTGGCCGACGACCTGGCCCGGCTGCGCGGCCTGCCCGCGCCCGGCCGGGGCGAGGTGCTGGAGGCGGTGACCACCGTGCTCGGTCAGGGCGAGCTGCTCGGCCGGGGCCGGGCGCTGGCCCGCGCCCTGGAGTCGGTGCTGGTCGGCGCGGACCGGGGCCGGACCGCGCCCGGTACGCCCCGCTCCGGGCTCGGCCCGTCCGTCGAGGCGGCGCTCGCCGCGCTGCGGCTGCCCCACCCGGCCAGCCCGAAGGCCCGCGAGGTCCGGCTGGACCCGCTGCGCACCGATCTGGACAGCCGGCGGGAGATCCTGCTGCACCGGCTGCACGTCTGCGGCGTCGGCTACGGCGAACCGGTCGCGGTGGCCGGCACCGGTGACGGGGCCGCCCTGACCACCCGCTGGCAGCTGGCCTGGACCCCGTCGGTGGCGGCCCGCCTGGACCTGGTCGGGGTACGCGGGGTGACCGCGGCGCTGGCCGCCGCCGGCACCCTGCGGGAGCGGTTCCGCCGGGAGGTCGCCGACGGTGGGCCCACCGCCGCGCAGCTGCTCACCGGGCTCCGGGACGCCGCCCGGTGCGACCTGCCCGAGCTGGTCACCGACCGGCTCGACCTGGCCGCCGTGGTGCTGCCCGGCTCCGGTACCCTGCCCGAACTGCTGACCGCGCTGGACCTGCTGGCGGCGCTGCGCCGGGAACATTTGCCCGGCACCACCGCCGCCAGCCGGGACCGGGCCGGCGAGCTGGCCGTGGTCCTGCTGGACGCGGCGGTCCGGGGGTTGCCCGGCCTGGCCGGCAGCGACGCCACGGACGACGCCGCCGCCCTGGTCGACCTGGCGGTCCGGGCCGGCCAGGACCGGATCGGCCTGCGGTTGGACGACGCGCTCGACCAGCTGGCCCGGTCGGGTTCGTCGCTGATGCAGGGCGCGGCCCTGGCCGCCCGGGTGCTGCTCGACCTGACCGACCTGGCGACCCTGGGCACCCGGATCGCCGGCGGGATCGACGCGGCCACCGGACCGGACAGCCGTCGGCACCTGCACCGGATGCTCGGCGGGCTGCTCACCGCCGCGCACCCGCTGTTGCAGTCCGCGCCCGCCGCGCTGGACCCGCTGCTGGAGCGGATCGAGCGGCTCACCGACACCGGCTTCCTGGACCGGCTGCCGGCCCTGCGGGGCGGGTTCGACGTGCTCACCCCGGCGGCCCGGGACCGGCTGCTGGACGCCGTCGCCGAACGGCTGGGCGACCGGATCGACGTGACCCTGTCCGCCCCGCCCGAGCTGCTGGCCCGGTGGGCCGCCGCCGACGCGGCCGGCCGGGCCGCCCTGCTCGCCCGGGGACTGCCGATCCCGGATCCACCGTCCCGGACCGCCGGGGCCGCCACCGACCGGCCCCGCCGGCCGTCGGCGGCAGCGGACACGGACCCGGTCAGCGAGGTACGCGCCGCCGTCACCGACCCGGCCCCGCCGCCGACTCCGGCGGTCACCGACCCGGCCCCGCCGCCGGCCTCCGGGCTCGCACCGGCGGACCGGTGGCGGCTGCTGCTCGGCCGTCAGCCCGACCGGCTGCCGGCCGACGCCCGCCGCTACGCCCGCGCCCTCGACGAGCTGTACGGGGCGGGGCGGGGCGAGGGCGGCATCGACCTCGGTACCGGGGCGGGCGGCGGCCAGGAGGCGTCCTTCCCGACCGCCCGGGAGTGGGCCGACGAACTGGAGGCCCTGTTCGGCAGACCGGTCCGCGAGGAGGTGATCGCCCGGGCCGCCGAGCACGGTCGCCTCGACGTGCTGGCCGAACTCGACCCGGCCGCGGTACGCCCCTCGGTGGAGTTGCTGACCTCGGTGCTGTCGCTGGCCGGTGGCCTGCCCGAGGCGAAGCTGGCCGCACTGCGCCCGCTGGTCCGGCGGCTGGTCGAGGAGCTGACCGCCCAGTTGGCGAACCGGGCGCGTCCGGCGTTGACCGGGCTGACCAGCCCACGTCCGTCCCGCCGGCCCGGCGGCCGGATCAACCTGGACCGTACGCTGCGGGCGAACCTGGCGCACACCCGTCGGCTCGGCGACGGCCGGACGGTGGTGGTGCCGGAACGCCCGGTCTTCCACACCCGGACCCGTCGGGAGGCCGACTGGCGGCTGGTGCTGGTGGTCGACGTGTCCGGCTCGATGGAGGCGTCGGTGGTGTGGTCGGCGCTGACCGCCGCCGTGCTGGCCGGGGTGCCCAGCCTGTCCACCCACTTCCTCGCCTTCTCCACCGAGGTCGCCGACCTGACCGGCCGGGTCGACGATCCGTTGTCGCTGCTGCTGGAGGTACGGGTCGGCGGCGGCACGCACATCGCCGCCGGACTGGCCCACGCCCGCTCGCTGGTGACGGTGCCGAGCCGCACCATCGTCGCGGTGGTCAGCGACTTCGAGGAGGGCTACCCGCTGGCCGGGCTGCTCGGCGAGGTCCGCGCGCTGGCGTCGGCCGGGGTGCACCTGCTGGGCTGCGCCGCGCTGAACGACCGCGGGGTGCCCTGCTACTCGGTACCGGTCGCCGAACAGCTCGTCGCGGCCGGGATGCCGGTCGCCGCTCTCAGCCCGCTCGAACTCGCCCGCTGGGTGGGCGACCGTGTCCGCGGAGGATCACGTTGA
- a CDS encoding ATP-binding protein: MTVTEHVRPTVAPEAAQVLSAEQRYADELAFLAAYDDGARPPGWALTPRAVVTFIQGSDGEALALPADRRTGPGGVDLPASMTIAAKFVGERSLVERCVVTLAGERGLLLVGEPGTAKSMLSELLAAAVCGTSALTVQGTAGTTEDAFRYGWNYALLLAQGPTPQALVDSPVLTAMRTGRVARIEEVTRCLPEVQDALVSILSDRRMNVPELAGTGDGLIRATPGFTVIATANLRDRGVSEMSSALKRRFNFETVHPIGDADTETDLVRRQATAAVQRAGAPYAVDDAVLDALVTVFRDLRTGRSGEGWDVERPGTVMSTAEAVQVAASLGLAAAFLPGSDPLDLVPGHLLGVVRKDDENDHARLLGYWDGPVRRRAEDGSAMWRRLWDLRASLR; the protein is encoded by the coding sequence GTGACCGTGACGGAACACGTCCGCCCCACCGTGGCCCCGGAGGCCGCCCAGGTGCTCTCCGCCGAGCAGCGGTACGCCGACGAGCTGGCCTTCCTGGCCGCGTACGACGACGGGGCCCGGCCGCCGGGCTGGGCGCTGACCCCGCGCGCCGTGGTCACCTTCATCCAGGGCAGCGACGGCGAGGCGCTGGCGCTGCCGGCCGACCGGCGGACCGGCCCGGGTGGCGTCGACCTGCCGGCCAGCATGACCATCGCCGCGAAGTTCGTCGGCGAACGCAGCCTGGTCGAACGGTGCGTGGTCACCCTCGCCGGGGAGCGGGGCCTGCTGCTGGTCGGTGAGCCCGGCACCGCCAAGTCGATGCTCTCGGAGCTGCTGGCCGCCGCGGTCTGCGGCACCAGCGCGCTGACCGTGCAGGGCACCGCCGGTACCACCGAGGACGCCTTCCGGTACGGCTGGAACTACGCGCTGCTGCTCGCCCAGGGCCCCACCCCGCAGGCCCTGGTCGACTCGCCGGTGCTGACCGCGATGCGGACCGGGCGGGTCGCCCGGATCGAGGAGGTCACCCGCTGCCTGCCCGAGGTGCAGGACGCTCTGGTGTCCATCCTGTCCGACCGGCGGATGAACGTGCCGGAGCTGGCCGGCACCGGGGACGGCCTGATCCGGGCGACGCCCGGGTTCACCGTGATCGCCACCGCCAACCTGCGCGACCGGGGGGTGTCGGAGATGTCCTCGGCGCTCAAGCGCCGGTTCAACTTCGAGACCGTGCACCCGATCGGGGACGCGGACACCGAGACCGACCTGGTCCGTCGGCAGGCCACCGCCGCCGTCCAGCGCGCCGGCGCGCCGTACGCGGTGGACGACGCGGTGCTGGACGCCCTGGTCACCGTGTTCCGGGACCTGCGGACCGGCCGGTCGGGCGAGGGCTGGGACGTGGAACGGCCCGGCACCGTGATGTCCACCGCCGAGGCGGTGCAGGTGGCGGCGTCGCTGGGGCTGGCCGCCGCGTTCCTCCCCGGCTCGGACCCGCTCGACCTGGTCCCCGGGCATCTGCTCGGGGTGGTCCGCAAGGACGACGAGAACGACCACGCCCGGCTGCTCGGCTACTGGGACGGTCCGGTCCGCCGGCGCGCCGAGGACGGCTCGGCGATGTGGCGTCGGCTCTGGGACCTGCGGGCGAGCCTGCGGTGA
- a CDS encoding DUF4132 domain-containing protein produces the protein MGWLAVGDSYEISLVDGKVAARSAGPRATGRPLKTLPKALRDDPEVDRLRQLAQWLDRHAAECQARVDAWVVSSLPVPTALLARVWPDPAWRDALRDLVVLGDDPAAPGFLRDVTDAGDLRVVDLDGETVRLTPANARLPHPARLPALADLREFADELDITQRVAQLHRGTWDRPADLPDRDTTVTDFRGTRVPNRLAVRAATFGFQVSGAQVRCRVWEAGRTVEAALRFDEDYWDSEATLGGLTWSVVDGPTLRLVEVGPVAWSEGMRMATALTGAATGTERAA, from the coding sequence ATGGGCTGGCTAGCGGTGGGAGACTCGTACGAGATCTCCCTCGTGGACGGAAAGGTGGCAGCCCGGTCGGCCGGCCCACGCGCCACCGGCCGTCCACTCAAGACCCTGCCGAAGGCGCTCCGGGACGATCCCGAGGTGGACCGGCTGCGGCAGCTCGCCCAGTGGCTGGACCGGCACGCCGCCGAGTGCCAGGCCCGGGTCGACGCCTGGGTGGTGTCCTCGCTGCCGGTGCCGACCGCGCTGCTGGCCCGGGTCTGGCCGGACCCGGCCTGGCGGGACGCGCTGCGTGACCTCGTCGTGCTCGGCGACGACCCCGCCGCGCCGGGCTTCCTCCGGGACGTCACCGACGCCGGCGACCTGCGGGTGGTCGACCTCGACGGGGAGACCGTCCGGCTCACGCCCGCCAACGCCCGGCTGCCCCATCCGGCGCGGCTGCCCGCCCTGGCCGACCTGCGTGAGTTCGCCGACGAACTGGACATCACCCAGCGGGTCGCGCAACTGCACCGGGGGACCTGGGACCGGCCCGCCGACCTGCCCGACCGGGACACCACGGTCACCGACTTCCGGGGCACCCGGGTCCCCAACCGACTGGCCGTCCGGGCCGCCACGTTCGGCTTCCAGGTCTCCGGCGCGCAGGTCAGGTGCCGGGTCTGGGAGGCCGGCCGGACGGTCGAGGCCGCCCTGCGGTTCGACGAGGACTACTGGGACTCCGAGGCGACCCTCGGCGGTCTCACCTGGTCGGTGGTGGACGGTCCGACCCTGCGGTTGGTCGAGGTCGGGCCGGTGGCCTGGTCGGAGGGGATGCGGATGGCGACGGCCCTGACCGGCGCCGCGACCGGAACGGAGCGGGCGGCATGA